From the Caldisericum sp. genome, one window contains:
- a CDS encoding 16S rRNA (uracil(1498)-N(3))-methyltransferase: MAIYFLRESKIENRTIFVEGELLHHLKNVLRVKKGEIFKFFDSDHIYLTECVEVGKDNLIFKIIEVSKIEKSKIHFHIAQSIIDKGELENAIRFLVSAKVEKISLIQTKRSPNELKESQFNRLKDIALNTAEQSEVCFVPEIKYFRNLDEVINEVIKNTTQNAFALHFGGDYTLKDIPQLINPQKPITFFVGPEGGFTAEEVLKFKDANIRIVTLKSGVLRSQFAGVITVLTTLELIALQD; encoded by the coding sequence ATGGCAATCTACTTTCTTAGAGAAAGCAAAATCGAAAACAGAACCATATTTGTTGAGGGCGAATTGTTACATCACCTTAAAAATGTCCTAAGAGTTAAAAAGGGTGAAATTTTCAAATTCTTTGACTCTGATCACATCTATTTAACGGAATGTGTAGAAGTAGGTAAAGATAACTTAATTTTCAAAATAATTGAAGTTTCTAAAATCGAAAAATCGAAAATCCACTTTCATATTGCACAAAGCATTATCGACAAAGGCGAACTTGAAAATGCAATCCGCTTTCTTGTTTCTGCAAAAGTTGAAAAAATCTCGCTTATACAAACAAAAAGAAGTCCAAATGAATTAAAAGAATCTCAATTCAATCGACTCAAGGATATTGCGCTTAACACAGCAGAACAGAGCGAGGTATGTTTCGTGCCTGAAATTAAGTATTTTAGAAACCTTGATGAAGTTATAAATGAAGTTATAAAAAACACTACACAAAATGCCTTTGCGCTTCACTTTGGCGGAGATTATACTCTTAAAGATATTCCCCAGCTTATTAATCCACAAAAACCGATAACATTTTTTGTGGGTCCTGAAGGGGGTTTTACAGCTGAAGAGGTTTTGAAGTTCAAAGACGCAAATATAAGAATCGTAACCCTTAAAAGCGGGGTTCTTCGATCTCAATTTGCAGGCGTTATTACAGTGCTTACTACTCTTGAATTGATTGCTTTACAAGATTAA